The sequence CGACAATCTCAGACCAGTGGCGCAGCGACTATCGCAAGCAGCTTGATCAAGTCATTGCTGGATCAATTAGCTGGCGTTCGACGGATCTCATCTATCGTAATGCGCTTGATAATGTGCTTGCGGGCTATGATTGGGGCCGCTTGCTGTCAACCAACGACCGCGACGATTTGAGCTCGGTTTGGTCCAGACTAAGACCATGGGCCGATACCCGTCCGGGCCTCGAACGATTGCGTAAGAAATATAAGCTGTCGACCTTGTCTAACGGTTCGATGGCTTCCGTCGTCAATATAGTGAAGCGCTATGATTTGCCATTTGATTGCGTGCTTACCGCAGAATTAGTAAAGTCGTCGAAACCTGACCCGAAGGTCTATGCGCTTGCCCAGAACTCGTTGGGCTTACGGCCAGAGGAGATACTCATGGTCGCTTGTCATAAGTACGATCTTGCGGCAGCGAAGAAAGCCGGTTTTCACGTTGCATTTATCCCCCGTCCGTTGGAGTTCGGTCCCAATGGCAAGGTAGATACAACAGAAGAAAGCTATTTCGACGTGATGGCGCCTGACCTAGTACAGCTTGCAAAATTACTTGCTGCTTGATTGATTGCAAAATTGGAGAGCGGTCAAAACCGGAGGCAACCAGGCCGGGTGTTCGTTTGTGATATGGGAAAAATTTGCGCGAAGAACTTCTCCTGCAGCTGATTGGCGTTCCGTTACTTGGTCGGCAGTCTACGCCGATATCACACTGCTTTTTGAATTGCCAAACGGGTGACAGGGAATTGCCGCGCATGGGTGTGCGCGGCAATTTGCTTAACGATTTCTACGTCTTTAAACAGCCTCCGCCGATAACGGTCATTACTTCCCGAGTGCAGCTTTAGTGAGCCTGGGGAACGCGCGGTCCACTTTCTGTTTGGGCTGACATTGGGTGGTTTCGGTACAAGGCAAATGTCGCTACCAATCCCACAAGGGCTGCAACGCTCAACCATGCGTATTCTGGTCAACGTGACCGCTCATTCTGGCCGATCGTGACCGCTGCGCCTGCGATGTTGTTACGCGGTTAAATTGTAATGTCTGCGGTCACGATGGGTCGATAGTTTTCTCCTTTTTGCTGGTTTTAGGTCGTTCTGCGCCACGCAGTGAATCGCCGGTCAGTGTCAGCCGATGATTGCGCTGCAGAATGCGGTCCAGGATGGCGTCGGCAATAGTGGCGTCGCCAATCCAGGCATGCCAATGGTCAACAGGAAGTTGACTGGTAATAATCGTCGCTCTGTTTGCCGCCCGGTCGTCAATCATCTCCAGCAAGTCGGAACGGGTCGTGCTGTCGATCGCGCCCATGCCCCAGTCATCAAGTACCAAGACATCGATCTTGGCGAGTTGGAGCAGCCATTTCCCAAAGCTGCCGCTGCCGTGCCGGATGCGTAGTTCTTCCTGTAGACGGGGTACGCGTTGATAAACAGCAGAGTATCCGCGCCGACAGGCGTACTGTGCCAGTGCGC is a genomic window of Glaciimonas sp. CA11.2 containing:
- a CDS encoding haloacid dehalogenase type II; this encodes MDFNHFPNTGLVLAERRRFLTGASAAAILQMTGISLSQAANHTPGPVATVRTDFVAYSKLDSSKIKALTFDMQGSLLDFYSTIAEEGKRFTDSRGIMADWTTISDQWRSDYRKQLDQVIAGSISWRSTDLIYRNALDNVLAGYDWGRLLSTNDRDDLSSVWSRLRPWADTRPGLERLRKKYKLSTLSNGSMASVVNIVKRYDLPFDCVLTAELVKSSKPDPKVYALAQNSLGLRPEEILMVACHKYDLAAAKKAGFHVAFIPRPLEFGPNGKVDTTEESYFDVMAPDLVQLAKLLAA
- the istB gene encoding IS21-like element helper ATPase IstB yields the protein MMMHTTLAQLRTLKLDGLATGLEEQLTQASMAAMSFEERLALLVDREVHCRNDRKLLRLLKNAHLKYAQAAIEDIDARSGRGIDRREVMSLALGDWVSAGHSILITGPTGAGKSWLACALAQYACRRGYSAVYQRVPRLQEELRIRHGSGSFGKWLLQLAKIDVLVLDDWGMGAIDSTTRSDLLEMIDDRAANRATIITSQLPVDHWHAWIGDATIADAILDRILQRNHRLTLTGDSLRGAERPKTSKKEKTIDPS